The proteins below come from a single Bremerella sp. JC817 genomic window:
- a CDS encoding putative sulfate exporter family transporter, producing MNDSDTAVEPVSVKPGLTEDVIAIIVGILLLAMCFTAAMVMGKPKVEGDQVTAITSPLKGWVDKPGGWKANPVESFVGTAEKPKTTWPGMLGAMLILGVFMTAIAPVMRPFAKPGAFIGGFLILFALAALSYLLAGQATIKNYNLEYALWALLVGLIIGNTIGKSAFGSMGEAAMRTELYIKTGLVLLGAEVLFSRLMELGMPGIMIAWVVTPIVLISTFWFGQRVLKMKSASLNMTISADMSVCGVSAAIATAAACNAKKEELSVAIGLSLCFTAAMMVVMPPLIEVMGLDQVVGGAWIGGTIDATGAVAVAGGLLGETALEVAATVKMIQNILIGVIAFGVAAYWTTRVETEGGEAPKIGLGEIWKRFPKFVLGFVAASIIASVLYASSDQGEMLVGATTSVTKGLRGWLFCLAFVCIGIDLNFRQLAHQFHGGKPLVLYVCGQTLNLILTLAMAYFAFKIVFPEAAGG from the coding sequence ATGAACGACTCGGATACCGCCGTAGAACCCGTTAGCGTCAAACCAGGCCTCACCGAGGATGTGATCGCCATTATTGTCGGTATCTTGCTGCTGGCCATGTGCTTTACGGCCGCCATGGTCATGGGCAAACCGAAGGTGGAAGGGGACCAGGTCACCGCTATCACCAGCCCGCTGAAGGGTTGGGTCGACAAGCCCGGCGGATGGAAGGCGAACCCCGTCGAGTCCTTTGTGGGGACGGCCGAGAAGCCGAAGACGACCTGGCCAGGCATGTTGGGCGCGATGTTGATCCTGGGAGTCTTCATGACCGCCATAGCCCCAGTGATGCGACCATTCGCCAAGCCAGGAGCCTTTATTGGTGGCTTCCTTATTCTGTTTGCGCTGGCGGCGCTCTCTTACCTGTTGGCGGGACAGGCAACCATTAAGAATTACAACCTCGAGTACGCGCTATGGGCGCTGCTGGTCGGATTGATCATCGGCAACACCATCGGCAAGTCGGCATTTGGCTCCATGGGCGAGGCCGCCATGCGTACCGAGCTGTACATTAAGACAGGCCTCGTGCTGTTGGGGGCCGAAGTGCTCTTCAGCCGCCTGATGGAACTTGGCATGCCAGGGATCATGATTGCCTGGGTGGTGACACCGATCGTGCTGATCTCGACCTTCTGGTTTGGCCAACGCGTGCTGAAGATGAAATCGGCTTCGCTGAACATGACTATCTCGGCCGATATGTCGGTGTGTGGTGTCTCGGCGGCGATCGCGACCGCCGCGGCATGTAACGCCAAGAAGGAAGAGCTCTCGGTCGCGATTGGTCTCTCGCTCTGCTTCACGGCCGCGATGATGGTGGTGATGCCACCGTTGATTGAAGTGATGGGACTTGATCAGGTGGTCGGTGGGGCTTGGATTGGTGGCACGATCGATGCAACCGGGGCCGTTGCCGTGGCAGGTGGTTTGCTCGGCGAGACCGCCCTGGAAGTTGCCGCGACGGTGAAAATGATTCAGAACATCTTGATTGGCGTCATAGCCTTCGGGGTGGCTGCTTACTGGACGACTCGTGTGGAAACCGAAGGGGGCGAAGCTCCTAAGATCGGCCTCGGCGAAATCTGGAAACGCTTCCCCAAGTTCGTGCTCGGCTTCGTCGCGGCGTCGATTATCGCTTCGGTTCTTTACGCGTCCTCGGATCAAGGCGAGATGCTCGTCGGAGCGACCACGTCGGTTACCAAAGGACTGCGAGGCTGGTTGTTCTGCCTGGCATTTGTTTGCATTGGTATCGACTTAAACTTCCGTCAGTTGGCCCATCAATTTCATGGTGGCAAACCGCTGGTACTGTACGTTTGCGGTCAAACTTTGAATCTGATTCTGACCCTGGCAATGGCTTATTTTGCGTTTAAGATTGTCTTCCCAGAGGCTGCCGGTGGCTAA